A region from the Microbacterium lacus genome encodes:
- a CDS encoding NYN domain-containing protein, with amino-acid sequence MPDSQNSRVAVYLDFDNIVISWYDRVHGRNSYGRDRQRIIETPEDPEIAERLAAATIDVGAIIDYAASLGTLVLTRAYADWSSPVNAVYRSQLVARAVDLVQLFPAAAYAKNGADIRLAVDAVEDMFRLPDLTHVVIVAGDSDYVPLAQRCRRLGRYVVGVGVAGSTAKSLAAACDEFEAYDSLPGVPRPARTAPAGKDAGGRATGRGSGSRGKSSTPAADEAAEAESAAPVAAETPAETPARTRGGRGSKKQPAKETPAADEPASPEKASAQATADDVAPLFQAPEPLAPARRTNRRATSSSVAAAAAEETASEESAEDPQDVATRLLERALRLGRDKDDDAEWLHSSAVKTHMRRMDPSFSEKALGYRSFSDFLKARESIAELEETGHERLVRLRE; translated from the coding sequence ATGCCCGACTCCCAGAATTCCCGCGTCGCCGTCTACCTCGACTTCGACAACATCGTCATCTCCTGGTACGACCGGGTGCACGGCCGGAACTCGTACGGGCGCGACCGTCAGCGGATCATCGAGACACCCGAAGATCCCGAGATCGCGGAACGCCTCGCGGCGGCGACGATCGACGTCGGCGCGATCATCGACTACGCCGCGTCGCTGGGCACTCTCGTCCTGACGCGCGCCTACGCCGACTGGTCGTCGCCCGTGAACGCGGTCTACCGCAGCCAGCTCGTCGCCCGCGCGGTCGACCTCGTGCAGCTCTTCCCCGCCGCGGCGTACGCGAAGAACGGCGCCGACATCCGCCTCGCCGTGGATGCCGTCGAAGACATGTTCCGGCTCCCCGACCTCACGCACGTCGTGATCGTTGCGGGCGACTCCGATTACGTGCCACTTGCGCAGCGCTGCCGGCGCCTGGGCCGCTACGTCGTCGGCGTGGGCGTCGCGGGGTCCACGGCGAAATCCCTCGCGGCGGCGTGCGACGAGTTCGAGGCCTACGACTCCCTGCCGGGCGTGCCGCGCCCGGCCCGCACCGCACCCGCCGGAAAGGATGCCGGCGGCAGGGCGACCGGCCGTGGCAGCGGTTCGCGCGGGAAGAGCAGCACACCCGCCGCCGACGAGGCCGCCGAGGCGGAATCCGCGGCCCCGGTCGCCGCCGAGACGCCGGCGGAGACCCCTGCCCGCACCCGGGGCGGGCGCGGCTCGAAGAAGCAGCCGGCGAAGGAGACTCCGGCGGCGGACGAGCCGGCGAGCCCCGAGAAGGCGAGCGCGCAGGCGACGGCCGACGACGTGGCACCCCTCTTCCAGGCACCCGAGCCTCTCGCCCCGGCTCGCCGTACGAACCGGCGGGCGACGTCCAGCTCCGTAGCCGCGGCGGCCGCCGAGGAGACGGCATCCGAAGAATCCGCCGAAGACCCGCAGGACGTCGCGACGCGCCTGCTGGAGCGCGCCCTGCGCCTCGGTCGCGACAAGGACGACGACGCGGAGTGGCTGCACAGTTCCGCCGTGAAGACCCACATGCGCCGGATGGACCCGTCGTTCAGCGAGAAGGCGCTCGGCTATCGATCGTTCTCGGACTTCCTCAAAGCGCGCGAGTCGATCGCGGAGCTCGAGGAGACCGGACACGAGCGTCTGGTGCGTCTGCGGGAGTAG
- a CDS encoding MFS transporter produces the protein MASATSPRTPASPPQTAPSSLRRVVTASMAGTVVEWYEFFLYATAATLVFNKIMFPPSDDPYAPIIAAFVTYAVGFVARPLGGIVFGHFGDKYGRKKLLQFAIVLVGVATFLMGCLPTYAQVGLLAPILLVVLRFAQGFAVGGEWGGAVLLVAEHSPDKSRGFWASFPQAAVPIGNLTATLVLLVLSRTLSEEQFLSWGWRIGFWLSVVIVAIGYYVRTRITDAPIFLEVQKEIEESKQTRYGVFEVLKRYPRGVFTAMGLRFAENIMYYLVVTFSITYLSVALEVNTAEILGLLAIAHIVHMIVIPLIGGLADRIGRKPTYLIGVLGAAVWGFIAFPLFDTKNPFVIVFAISLGLFIHAFMYAPQPAIMSEMFPTRMRYSGVSLGYQVTSIVAGSLAPIIAVALLSAYGSYVPVAVYLAIAAAVSLVAVVSMRETKGSSLHELDRIDDARRAEAERVADRV, from the coding sequence ATGGCATCAGCCACGTCTCCCCGCACCCCCGCATCGCCACCTCAGACCGCTCCCTCGAGTCTGCGTCGCGTCGTCACCGCCTCGATGGCGGGCACGGTCGTCGAGTGGTACGAGTTCTTCCTCTACGCCACGGCGGCGACGCTCGTGTTCAACAAGATCATGTTCCCGCCGTCGGACGACCCGTACGCTCCGATCATCGCCGCCTTCGTGACGTACGCGGTCGGTTTCGTCGCCCGCCCGCTCGGCGGCATCGTCTTCGGCCACTTCGGCGACAAGTACGGCCGCAAGAAGCTCCTGCAGTTCGCGATCGTGCTGGTCGGCGTCGCCACGTTCCTGATGGGATGCCTGCCGACGTACGCGCAAGTGGGCCTCCTCGCGCCGATCCTGCTCGTCGTGCTGCGCTTCGCCCAGGGCTTCGCGGTGGGCGGCGAATGGGGCGGTGCCGTGCTTCTGGTCGCCGAGCACTCCCCCGACAAGTCCCGCGGGTTCTGGGCGTCCTTCCCGCAGGCAGCCGTGCCGATCGGCAACCTGACCGCGACGCTCGTTCTGCTCGTGCTCAGCCGCACGCTCAGTGAGGAGCAGTTCCTCTCGTGGGGATGGCGTATCGGCTTCTGGCTTTCGGTCGTGATCGTCGCGATCGGCTACTACGTGCGCACCCGCATCACCGATGCCCCGATCTTCCTCGAGGTGCAGAAGGAGATCGAGGAGTCGAAGCAGACGCGCTACGGCGTGTTCGAGGTGCTCAAGCGCTACCCGCGCGGCGTCTTCACCGCGATGGGTCTGCGCTTCGCGGAGAACATCATGTACTACCTCGTCGTGACGTTCTCGATCACCTATCTGAGCGTCGCGCTCGAGGTGAACACCGCCGAGATCCTCGGGCTCCTGGCGATCGCGCACATCGTCCACATGATCGTGATCCCGCTCATCGGCGGGCTGGCCGACCGGATCGGCCGCAAGCCCACCTACCTGATCGGCGTCCTCGGTGCCGCGGTCTGGGGCTTCATCGCCTTCCCGCTGTTCGACACGAAGAACCCGTTCGTGATCGTGTTCGCGATCTCGCTCGGCCTGTTCATCCACGCGTTCATGTACGCGCCGCAGCCGGCGATCATGTCCGAGATGTTCCCGACGCGCATGCGGTACTCCGGAGTCTCACTCGGATACCAGGTCACCTCGATCGTGGCCGGCTCGCTCGCGCCGATCATCGCGGTCGCGCTCCTGTCCGCGTACGGCTCGTACGTCCCGGTCGCGGTGTACCTGGCGATCGCTGCGGCGGTGTCCCTCGTCGCTGTGGTCTCCATGCGCGAGACCAAGGGCTCGTCGCTGCACGAGCTCGATCGCATCGACGATGCGCGGCGCGCCGAGGCCGAGCGCGTGGCTGATCGCGTCTGA
- the hrpA gene encoding ATP-dependent RNA helicase HrpA, whose protein sequence is MSAPEPVISYPPELPVSAARDDIARAIRDHQVVIVAGATGSGKTTQLPKICLELGRTRIAHTQPRRIAARTIAERIADELDVPLGTTVGYKVRFTDKVQDDTRIALMTDGILLNEIHRDRLLRRYDTIIVDEAHERSLNVDFLIGYLTQILPKRPDLRVIITSATIDPQSFATHFADADGQPAPIIEVSGRTYPVEIRYRGPEAATEDDVDGITSALAELDREAPGDVLVFLPGEAEIRDATDAVRGMYAKDAAPTEVLPLYGRLSAAEQHRVFERSAVAGVRRRVILATNVAETSLTVPGIRYVIDTGTARISRYSNRTKIQQLPIEAISQASAQQRSGRAGRTAPGIAIRLYSEDDFDRRPLFTEPEILRTSLASVILQMLSLGFGEITAFPFLTPPDSRGVKAAFDLLLELGAVQAPARGDGGPARLTDVGREISRLPIDPRFARMLIEAKRAGVQRDVLAIVAGMSIQDVRERPEERREEADRLHARFTDPTSDFLSLLNLWNHLQEQQAALGSSAFRRLCRAEHLNYVRVREWVDVHRQLRTLVGAPRRDAGPESPAEPDDLHRAILSGLLSHIGILDQRAAAKAAGAKAPAEGRRQPLAEYRGARGTKFAIFPGSGLRKRRPAAVMAAELVETSRLFARTVAAIDPAWAESLAPDLVKRQLSEPHWSKAAGAASVYEKVTLFGVEIIPRRRAQLARFDRPLARELFVRHALVDGDWDSTALDKRLTAFERRNLELRRRLEKIEERERRRDILVGDEAVYAFYAARIPRDVFDARSFEKWWRDAASRTPRLLDMTEADLLEDAARTDERAFPARWRQGDQVLTLAYRFEPGAEDDGVSAVVPLALLAQIRPDGFDWQVPGMRDEMITALLRALPKHIRRHVVPAADWAARFSEELDGQGPESHGGLPPVALRAALATRIQPIANQPVTAADFELDRVPAHLQVSFRVVDERGRTVGSGRDLPALQARFADRARTSVARATARVRPDPPGPAASNAPSGGAAWAAERPGVTDWDFGDLPDVVDTKVAGGVVRGYPAVVDAGTSVTVRVEATAEAAARATRAGVRRLMLLAVASPATYVLEHLTSTEKLALAASPYPSAKALIEDARLAVADAVLDRTAGGPVRTREDFERVRDAFSSAVVTETFEAVSLATRILTAAREGERALRAQNSLTLLGALGDVKSQLAGLVFPGFVSRIGLARLAHVPRYLRGATERVQSLADNPGRDRQRMTELERAAAAFAEAGGTIPVPADAPASIVRTRWLLEEYRVSLFAQHLGTAEPVSLQRIQKSLRDADSPPSQKGP, encoded by the coding sequence ATGTCCGCACCGGAACCCGTGATCTCCTATCCCCCGGAGCTGCCCGTCAGCGCCGCGCGGGACGACATCGCGCGTGCGATCCGCGACCATCAGGTCGTGATCGTGGCGGGGGCCACGGGGTCGGGCAAGACGACGCAGCTGCCGAAGATCTGCCTCGAGCTCGGGCGGACCCGCATCGCCCACACCCAGCCCCGCCGGATCGCCGCGCGCACGATCGCCGAGCGCATCGCGGATGAGCTCGATGTGCCCCTCGGCACGACCGTCGGGTACAAGGTGCGCTTCACCGACAAGGTGCAGGACGACACGCGCATCGCGCTCATGACCGACGGCATCCTGCTCAACGAGATCCACCGCGACCGCCTCTTGCGCCGGTACGACACGATCATCGTCGACGAAGCGCACGAGCGATCCCTGAACGTCGACTTCCTGATCGGCTATCTGACCCAGATCCTGCCGAAGCGGCCCGATCTGCGGGTCATCATCACGAGCGCGACGATCGATCCGCAGAGCTTCGCGACGCACTTCGCGGATGCCGACGGGCAGCCCGCGCCGATCATCGAGGTGTCCGGCCGCACCTATCCGGTCGAGATCCGCTACCGCGGACCCGAGGCGGCCACCGAGGACGACGTCGACGGCATCACCTCCGCCCTCGCCGAGCTCGATCGTGAAGCTCCCGGCGACGTGCTCGTGTTCCTTCCCGGCGAGGCCGAGATCCGGGACGCCACGGATGCCGTCCGGGGCATGTACGCGAAGGACGCCGCCCCGACCGAGGTCCTCCCCCTTTACGGCCGCCTGAGCGCCGCCGAACAGCACCGCGTGTTCGAGCGATCCGCGGTCGCCGGGGTCCGCCGCCGGGTCATCCTGGCCACGAACGTGGCCGAGACGAGTCTGACCGTGCCCGGCATCCGGTACGTGATCGACACCGGCACCGCGCGCATCTCGCGCTACAGCAACCGCACGAAGATCCAGCAGCTCCCGATCGAGGCGATATCGCAGGCGTCCGCGCAGCAGCGGTCCGGCCGCGCGGGCCGCACCGCGCCGGGTATCGCGATCCGCCTGTATTCCGAGGACGACTTCGACCGGCGTCCGCTGTTCACCGAACCCGAGATCCTGCGGACGAGCCTGGCCTCCGTCATCCTGCAGATGCTCTCGCTCGGCTTCGGCGAGATCACTGCCTTCCCCTTCCTCACTCCGCCGGACTCGCGCGGTGTCAAGGCGGCGTTCGACCTGCTCCTCGAGCTCGGCGCGGTCCAGGCTCCCGCCCGCGGCGACGGCGGCCCCGCACGGCTCACCGACGTCGGCCGCGAGATCTCGCGGCTGCCGATCGATCCGCGCTTCGCGCGCATGCTGATCGAGGCGAAACGCGCGGGAGTGCAGCGCGACGTGCTCGCCATCGTCGCAGGCATGTCGATCCAGGACGTCCGTGAGCGGCCCGAAGAGCGGCGCGAGGAGGCGGATCGTCTGCACGCGCGCTTCACGGATCCCACGAGCGACTTCCTCAGCCTGCTGAACCTGTGGAACCACCTCCAGGAGCAGCAGGCGGCGCTCGGCTCGAGCGCCTTCCGGCGCTTGTGTCGCGCGGAGCATCTCAACTACGTGCGCGTGCGCGAATGGGTCGACGTGCACCGCCAGCTGCGCACGCTCGTCGGGGCGCCGCGGCGGGACGCCGGACCGGAGAGCCCGGCGGAACCCGACGACCTGCACCGGGCGATCCTGTCCGGCCTCCTCTCGCACATCGGCATCCTGGACCAGCGCGCCGCCGCGAAGGCGGCGGGCGCCAAAGCCCCCGCCGAGGGACGACGGCAGCCGCTCGCGGAATACCGCGGCGCCCGCGGCACGAAGTTCGCGATCTTCCCCGGGTCGGGGTTGCGCAAACGCCGTCCGGCCGCCGTGATGGCGGCCGAACTCGTCGAGACGTCGCGTCTGTTCGCGCGCACGGTCGCGGCGATCGACCCGGCGTGGGCCGAGTCCCTCGCCCCCGATCTCGTCAAGCGCCAGCTCAGCGAACCGCACTGGTCGAAGGCGGCGGGAGCGGCATCCGTCTACGAGAAGGTGACGCTGTTCGGGGTCGAGATCATCCCCCGCCGTCGCGCCCAGCTCGCGCGCTTCGACCGCCCGCTGGCCCGTGAGCTCTTCGTGCGCCACGCGCTCGTCGACGGCGACTGGGACTCCACGGCGCTGGACAAGCGCCTCACCGCGTTCGAACGCCGCAACCTCGAACTGCGGCGGCGGCTCGAGAAGATCGAGGAGCGGGAGCGCCGCCGCGACATCCTGGTCGGCGACGAGGCCGTGTACGCGTTCTACGCCGCGCGGATCCCCCGCGACGTCTTCGATGCGCGCTCCTTCGAGAAGTGGTGGCGGGATGCTGCTTCCCGGACGCCCCGGCTCCTCGACATGACCGAGGCAGACCTCCTCGAAGACGCCGCACGCACCGACGAACGGGCCTTCCCCGCACGCTGGCGGCAGGGCGACCAGGTGCTGACGCTCGCCTACCGCTTCGAACCGGGCGCCGAGGACGACGGGGTGAGCGCCGTCGTGCCGCTCGCCCTCCTCGCCCAGATCCGCCCGGACGGGTTCGACTGGCAGGTCCCGGGCATGCGGGACGAGATGATCACCGCGCTGCTGCGCGCCCTGCCCAAGCACATCCGCCGGCACGTCGTCCCGGCGGCGGACTGGGCCGCGCGCTTCTCCGAAGAACTCGATGGCCAGGGGCCGGAGTCGCACGGCGGCCTGCCTCCGGTGGCACTGCGCGCGGCGCTCGCGACGCGGATCCAGCCGATCGCGAACCAACCCGTCACCGCGGCGGACTTCGAGCTCGACCGCGTCCCCGCCCATCTGCAGGTCTCCTTCCGCGTCGTCGACGAACGCGGGCGAACGGTCGGATCGGGGCGCGACCTCCCCGCCCTCCAGGCACGGTTCGCCGACCGCGCGCGCACCTCGGTCGCGCGGGCGACCGCACGCGTACGTCCCGATCCCCCGGGGCCCGCGGCGTCGAACGCGCCGAGCGGCGGCGCAGCGTGGGCGGCTGAGCGCCCCGGCGTCACCGACTGGGACTTCGGCGATCTGCCCGACGTCGTGGACACGAAAGTCGCGGGCGGCGTCGTTCGCGGCTATCCGGCGGTGGTGGATGCCGGAACCAGTGTCACGGTGCGCGTGGAGGCGACCGCCGAGGCGGCCGCCCGGGCCACCCGCGCCGGGGTCCGTCGCCTCATGCTGCTCGCCGTGGCGTCACCCGCGACCTATGTGCTGGAGCACCTGACCTCGACCGAGAAGCTCGCCCTGGCGGCATCCCCCTATCCGTCCGCGAAAGCGCTCATCGAAGACGCCCGGCTCGCGGTCGCCGACGCCGTGCTCGACCGGACAGCCGGCGGGCCCGTGCGCACACGGGAAGACTTCGAGCGCGTCCGCGATGCGTTCTCGAGCGCAGTCGTCACGGAGACGTTCGAGGCGGTCTCGCTCGCCACGCGGATCCTCACCGCCGCCCGCGAGGGCGAACGGGCGCTCCGCGCACAGAACTCGCTCACCCTGCTCGGAGCGCTCGGCGATGTCAAGAGCCAGCTGGCAGGTCTCGTCTTCCCCGGCTTCGTCTCGCGCATCGGGTTGGCACGCCTCGCTCACGTCCCGCGCTACCTGCGTGGGGCGACCGAGCGCGTGCAGAGCCTCGCCGATAACCCCGGACGAGACCGGCAGCGCATGACCGAGTTGGAGCGCGCGGCCGCCGCGTTCGCCGAGGCGGGCGGGACGATCCCGGTCCCTGCCGACGCGCCCGCATCGATCGTGCGCACCCGCTGGCTGCTGGAGGAGTATCGGGTGAGCCTGTTCGCGCAGCACCTCGGCACCGCCGAGCCCGTCTCGTTGCAGCGCATCCAGAAGTCGCTCCGCGACGCCGACTCGCCGCCCTCTCAGAAAGGCCCGTGA
- a CDS encoding NADP-dependent oxidoreductase: protein MTRAITYSAFGGPDVLTLTDVPASDPGPGQLAVRIEAAGVNPIDGKLRSGLRPSGEISEPRRTGSDAAGIVTSVGEGAEGFRVGDAVVLFGASGTYADEVVVDAANAQPRPPEVSAAEGAAIGIPVGTAYQSLRSLAVGPSDTLLIHAGSGAVGQAAIQLAVLWGARVVATASPRRFDRVRALGATPVAYGEGLAERVRDATPDGITVALDAAGTDEAIQTSLELVADRDRIATIVRGRDAGSFGIRAFSGGSPEGLSPRQQEWRREAVPVAIALMAAGRFSVELGPSFALADATQAHRALESGTDGKITLLP, encoded by the coding sequence ATGACCAGAGCGATCACCTACAGCGCGTTCGGCGGACCCGACGTGCTCACCCTCACCGACGTGCCGGCCTCGGACCCGGGGCCGGGCCAGCTCGCCGTCCGCATCGAGGCCGCCGGGGTGAACCCGATCGACGGAAAGCTGCGCAGCGGCCTCCGACCCTCGGGCGAGATCTCCGAGCCGCGCCGGACCGGCTCGGACGCCGCGGGCATCGTCACCTCCGTCGGTGAGGGTGCGGAGGGATTCCGGGTCGGCGACGCTGTGGTCCTGTTCGGCGCAAGCGGCACATACGCGGACGAGGTCGTCGTGGATGCCGCGAACGCGCAGCCGCGTCCGCCCGAGGTGAGCGCCGCCGAAGGCGCTGCGATCGGCATCCCGGTCGGCACGGCGTATCAGTCGCTGCGTTCGCTCGCCGTCGGACCGTCCGACACCCTGCTGATCCACGCCGGGTCCGGCGCGGTCGGCCAGGCCGCGATCCAGCTCGCCGTGCTGTGGGGAGCGCGGGTGGTCGCGACGGCGTCCCCGCGGCGGTTCGACCGTGTGCGCGCGCTCGGTGCGACGCCGGTCGCGTACGGCGAAGGGCTCGCCGAACGGGTGCGCGACGCCACACCCGACGGGATCACCGTCGCCCTGGACGCCGCGGGCACCGACGAGGCGATCCAGACGTCGCTCGAGCTCGTCGCCGACCGCGATCGCATCGCGACGATCGTGCGTGGTCGGGATGCCGGCTCCTTCGGCATCCGGGCGTTCTCGGGCGGGAGCCCGGAGGGACTCAGCCCGCGCCAGCAGGAGTGGCGGCGCGAGGCCGTGCCGGTCGCGATCGCCCTGATGGCCGCCGGGCGGTTCTCGGTGGAGCTCGGCCCGTCCTTCGCGCTCGCCGATGCGACGCAGGCCCACCGCGCTCTGGAGTCGGGCACGGACGGCAAGATCACGTTGCTGCCGTAG
- a CDS encoding sulfurtransferase: MSLLISPAELAALLAGAARVVVLDVRWRLDRPDGRPEYLTGHIPGAVWVDLERELSRHGDPAEGRHPLPARDELQVAARRWGLREGDTVVVYDDANALAASRAWWLLTGSGVADVRLLDGGLQAWADAGLPLQTGEVTPEAGSIVLTQLAHPVLSTDEAATWPASGILLDVRAPERYRGETEPIDPVAGHIPGARNLPIATLLESGRFRDAEVLRDAFAAVGAVPGARVAAYCGSGITAAQTALAGVLAGVEVAVYPGSWSAWSNTPGRPVATGD, translated from the coding sequence ATGTCGCTGCTGATCAGCCCCGCAGAACTCGCCGCCCTCCTCGCCGGCGCGGCGCGCGTCGTCGTCCTGGACGTGCGGTGGCGCCTCGATCGACCCGACGGCCGACCCGAGTATCTGACCGGACACATCCCCGGCGCCGTATGGGTGGACCTCGAGCGCGAGCTCTCGAGGCACGGCGATCCGGCCGAGGGCCGGCATCCGCTGCCCGCACGGGATGAGCTGCAGGTCGCCGCGCGGCGATGGGGCCTGCGTGAGGGCGACACGGTCGTCGTGTACGACGACGCGAACGCGCTCGCCGCCTCCCGCGCGTGGTGGCTGCTCACCGGGAGTGGCGTGGCGGACGTGCGGCTCCTGGACGGAGGACTGCAGGCGTGGGCGGATGCGGGACTCCCGCTGCAGACCGGTGAGGTGACGCCCGAAGCGGGCTCGATCGTCCTCACACAGCTTGCGCATCCCGTGCTGTCCACCGACGAAGCCGCGACGTGGCCGGCGAGCGGGATCCTGCTCGACGTCCGCGCGCCGGAGCGCTACCGAGGCGAGACCGAGCCGATCGACCCGGTCGCCGGGCACATCCCGGGGGCTCGCAACCTGCCGATCGCGACGCTGCTCGAGTCCGGTCGGTTCCGTGACGCCGAGGTGCTGCGCGACGCGTTCGCCGCGGTGGGCGCCGTCCCGGGTGCGCGGGTCGCGGCGTACTGCGGATCGGGCATCACCGCGGCCCAGACGGCGCTCGCCGGAGTCCTCGCCGGGGTCGAGGTCGCGGTGTACCCGGGTTCGTGGAGCGCGTGGTCGAACACCCCCGGTCGGCCGGTCGCGACCGGGGACTGA
- a CDS encoding Gfo/Idh/MocA family oxidoreductase yields MTGLRWGILATGGIAHAFASDLRTAGLTLTAVGSRSAESGERFAREFDVPRVHSSYVDLVSDPDVDIVYVSTPHPMHADNAILALENGKHVLVEKPFTLNGAEAARVQDVARRTGLLAMEAMWTRYLPHMLRVRELVQEGALGDIRALTADHTQKISTDPAHRLNDIALGGGALLDLGIYPISFAWDILGAPTSVTAAANLGATGVDDEVATIFTHERGAVSTSLSASHAAGPNTASIIGTEARIDIDRVWYTPTSFRLVSPDGTVQESFESDIEGRGMQFQALAAERYVASGANDSDILPLSETVAIMDTLDEVRRQIGLRYPGEA; encoded by the coding sequence ATGACTGGACTGCGCTGGGGAATCCTTGCCACGGGCGGCATCGCCCACGCTTTCGCGAGCGACCTGCGGACGGCGGGTTTGACGCTCACCGCCGTCGGCTCGCGCTCGGCGGAGTCGGGCGAGCGTTTCGCGCGGGAGTTCGACGTGCCGCGTGTGCACTCGTCGTACGTGGACCTCGTCTCGGATCCCGACGTCGACATCGTGTACGTGTCCACGCCGCACCCGATGCACGCCGACAACGCGATCCTCGCGCTGGAGAACGGCAAGCACGTCCTCGTCGAGAAGCCGTTCACCCTGAACGGCGCCGAGGCGGCACGGGTGCAGGACGTCGCCCGACGTACCGGTCTCCTCGCGATGGAGGCGATGTGGACGCGCTACCTCCCACACATGCTCCGCGTGCGCGAGCTCGTGCAGGAGGGTGCGCTCGGCGACATCCGTGCGCTGACCGCCGACCACACCCAGAAGATCTCGACCGACCCCGCCCACCGGCTGAACGACATCGCCCTCGGCGGCGGCGCCCTGCTGGACCTCGGCATCTACCCGATCTCGTTCGCGTGGGACATCCTCGGCGCCCCGACCTCCGTCACCGCCGCCGCGAACCTCGGGGCCACCGGCGTGGACGACGAAGTGGCGACGATCTTCACGCACGAGCGCGGCGCTGTCTCGACGTCGCTGTCCGCGTCGCACGCCGCCGGCCCCAACACGGCGAGCATCATCGGCACGGAGGCCCGGATCGACATCGACCGCGTCTGGTACACCCCGACGTCGTTCCGTCTCGTCTCGCCCGACGGCACCGTGCAGGAGTCGTTCGAATCCGACATCGAGGGCCGCGGCATGCAGTTCCAGGCGCTCGCCGCCGAGCGCTACGTCGCCTCGGGCGCGAACGACAGCGACATCCTGCCGCTGTCCGAGACCGTCGCGATCATGGACACCCTCGACGAAGTGCGCCGGCAGATCGGACTGCGCTACCCGGGCGAGGCCTGA
- a CDS encoding O-acetylhomoserine aminocarboxypropyltransferase/cysteine synthase family protein has protein sequence MSEVARSFATAQVQAGYVPAQAENTAVPPIHQSNAFEFASLSEARDLFALRREGNIYSRAANPTVLVFEQRVAALEDGIAAAAVASGQAAVALALLALARQGEHIVAARQLYGGTVDLLQDTFADWGIEVDFVDQDDIAAWSAAVRPTTRALFAESITNPNAQVLDVRAVAAIARDAGVPLVIDHTVATPYLQRAKDFGADIVVHSATKYLGGHGTSLGGVIVDLGTFDFGADPERWPQLALPYRRVAGGSLVERFGGTGSPFIALVKTKYVHDLGPSLSAFNAFQLLQGLETLDLRMQRHSASGLAVAAFLAEHPAVTRVSHPGLASSPWHERAKEYLPRGAASVFSFDVASSGDPLADFDRIERLIAALRVVRLVANIGDARSLIAHPASMTHSHLTAEQLAEAGISPTTLRLSIGLEDPADVIADLGAALATLEG, from the coding sequence ATGTCCGAGGTCGCCCGGTCCTTCGCGACGGCTCAGGTGCAGGCGGGTTACGTTCCCGCCCAGGCCGAGAACACGGCCGTCCCCCCGATCCATCAGTCCAACGCGTTCGAGTTCGCCTCGCTCAGCGAAGCCCGCGACCTGTTCGCGCTCCGACGCGAGGGCAACATCTACAGCCGCGCGGCGAACCCGACCGTACTCGTGTTCGAACAGCGCGTCGCGGCACTCGAGGACGGGATCGCCGCAGCGGCCGTCGCCTCGGGCCAGGCGGCGGTCGCCCTCGCGCTGCTCGCGCTCGCCAGGCAGGGCGAGCACATCGTGGCCGCGCGTCAGCTGTACGGCGGCACGGTCGATCTGCTGCAGGACACGTTCGCCGACTGGGGCATCGAGGTCGACTTCGTCGATCAGGACGACATCGCGGCCTGGTCGGCGGCCGTCCGCCCGACCACGCGCGCACTGTTCGCGGAGTCGATCACGAACCCCAACGCGCAGGTGCTCGACGTCCGCGCCGTCGCCGCGATCGCCCGCGACGCGGGCGTGCCGCTCGTGATCGACCACACCGTGGCCACGCCCTATCTGCAACGCGCGAAGGACTTCGGCGCGGACATCGTCGTGCACTCGGCGACGAAGTACCTCGGCGGCCACGGGACCTCTCTCGGCGGCGTGATCGTCGACCTCGGCACGTTCGACTTCGGTGCCGACCCCGAGCGCTGGCCTCAACTCGCGCTCCCCTACCGGCGCGTCGCGGGCGGGAGTCTCGTCGAGCGCTTCGGCGGAACCGGGTCGCCCTTCATCGCGCTGGTCAAGACGAAGTACGTCCACGACCTGGGTCCGTCGCTGTCGGCGTTCAACGCCTTCCAACTGCTCCAGGGCCTGGAGACGCTCGACCTGCGCATGCAGCGGCACAGCGCGAGCGGCCTCGCGGTCGCCGCATTCCTCGCCGAGCACCCCGCGGTCACGCGCGTCAGCCACCCGGGCCTGGCTTCGAGCCCGTGGCACGAGCGCGCGAAAGAATACCTGCCGCGGGGTGCGGCATCCGTCTTCTCCTTCGACGTCGCCTCCTCCGGGGACCCCCTCGCCGATTTCGACCGGATCGAGCGCCTCATCGCGGCGCTGCGGGTCGTGCGCCTCGTCGCCAACATCGGCGACGCGCGGAGCCTGATCGCGCATCCCGCCTCCATGACACACAGCCACTTGACCGCGGAGCAGCTCGCCGAAGCCGGGATCTCGCCCACGACGCTCCGCCTGTCGATCGGCCTGGAGGATCCGGCCGACGTGATCGCCGATCTGGGCGCTGCGCTCGCTACGCTCGAGGGATGA